Proteins encoded within one genomic window of Brenneria nigrifluens DSM 30175 = ATCC 13028:
- a CDS encoding TIGR03751 family conjugal transfer lipoprotein produces the protein MLASGLVLQGCSTSKEEMLPAGDSTMLELWQGEDGGGSTRHAVAARDSLRRPLTENEQQSTLTDDRSYSRTQENEISQQFPRLPNPDLVMYVFPHLADGNAPVPGYSTVFPFYSQVQYAMPGERTEAY, from the coding sequence ATGCTTGCGAGTGGTCTGGTGCTTCAGGGGTGTTCCACATCGAAAGAAGAAATGCTGCCAGCGGGCGACAGCACGATGCTGGAATTGTGGCAGGGAGAAGATGGTGGCGGCTCCACGCGCCATGCGGTGGCCGCCCGGGACAGCCTGCGGCGTCCGCTTACGGAGAACGAGCAGCAGTCAACCCTGACAGACGATCGCAGCTACAGCCGTACGCAGGAAAATGAAATCAGCCAGCAGTTCCCGCGGCTGCCGAATCCCGACCTGGTGATGTACGTGTTCCCGCATCTTGCGGACGGTAACGCGCCGGTGCCGGGGTACAGCACCGTATTCCCGTTCTACAGCCAGGTGCAATATGCGATGCCGGGTGAGCGGACGGAGGCCTACTGA
- a CDS encoding TIGR03747 family integrating conjugative element membrane protein produces the protein MSQTDNTQPQQPVPPRKHGLIYNVLWGWPWTLIGMFLASLFVSLVIEYVGMVFFWSELGASHSEAVMHTEIGYLSSEFTRSLLLSEPSITLVRWISAAYQWAFVDSGFLAWIHRAYETQAHSQNAIARELNNWSGQLANSLQDFLLAGMYVTVIALVRVTILVLSIPLFVLVVLVALTEGMGRRDIRRYGAGYESSFVYHHAKRMVKPAVYIPCMLYLSWPAAVYPNLLLLPAAILLGIAVTVTTASFKKYL, from the coding sequence ATGTCGCAAACGGATAATACTCAGCCACAGCAACCTGTGCCGCCGCGAAAACACGGATTGATTTACAACGTGTTGTGGGGCTGGCCCTGGACATTGATTGGGATGTTCCTGGCTTCGCTCTTTGTGAGTCTGGTGATCGAATATGTCGGCATGGTGTTCTTCTGGTCAGAGCTGGGTGCGTCGCACAGTGAGGCGGTGATGCATACGGAAATAGGGTATTTGTCATCGGAATTTACCCGCAGCCTGCTGTTGTCGGAACCGTCGATCACCCTGGTTCGCTGGATCAGCGCGGCCTATCAGTGGGCATTTGTCGACAGCGGCTTTCTGGCGTGGATCCATCGCGCTTATGAGACACAAGCGCACAGCCAGAACGCGATAGCCAGAGAACTGAACAACTGGAGTGGTCAACTGGCTAATTCTTTGCAGGATTTCCTGCTGGCGGGCATGTATGTCACGGTGATCGCCCTGGTCCGGGTCACGATACTGGTGCTCTCTATTCCGCTGTTTGTGTTGGTGGTGCTGGTTGCATTGACCGAAGGGATGGGGCGGCGTGATATTCGGCGTTACGGCGCCGGGTATGAATCGAGCTTTGTGTATCACCATGCGAAACGGATGGTGAAACCCGCTGTTTACATCCCCTGCATGCTGTATCTGTCCTGGCCAGCGGCGGTGTATCCCAACCTGCTGTTGTTGCCGGCAGCGATTCTGTTGGGGATCGCGGTGACTGTGACCACCGCATCTTTCAAAAAATACCTCTGA
- a CDS encoding PFL_4703 family integrating conjugative element protein, with translation MSRFRHAVKNRDQHILTLRIACGVLVFFVLVASVGWMRVPDNLTIHNPPDLRSGSTRAWWEIPPSTVYSFAFYIFQQLNAWPKNGEVDYPAKINTLSAYLTPSCERFLQADAKKRSDNGELTGRTRVVFEIPEHGYNGRYNQDPVTVEGRDNWIVRLDLVADESFAGEPVKRALTRYPLKIVRWEGDPERNEFGMALDCYDGIPQRLAVAPQEPAPEKKGVFQ, from the coding sequence ATGAGCCGTTTCCGTCATGCGGTAAAAAACCGTGACCAGCATATTCTCACGTTGCGTATAGCCTGCGGCGTGCTGGTCTTCTTCGTTCTGGTGGCCAGCGTCGGCTGGATGCGGGTGCCGGATAATCTCACCATCCATAATCCTCCTGACTTGCGCAGCGGCTCTACCCGCGCCTGGTGGGAAATACCGCCCTCCACGGTGTACAGCTTCGCATTCTATATTTTCCAGCAACTCAATGCCTGGCCGAAAAACGGCGAGGTAGATTACCCGGCAAAAATTAACACGCTCTCTGCCTACCTGACGCCATCGTGCGAACGTTTCCTGCAGGCGGATGCGAAAAAACGCAGTGATAACGGCGAGTTGACCGGCAGGACGCGTGTGGTGTTCGAAATCCCGGAACATGGCTACAACGGGCGCTATAACCAGGATCCGGTAACGGTCGAGGGACGGGACAACTGGATTGTGCGCCTTGATCTGGTGGCCGATGAGTCGTTTGCCGGGGAGCCGGTGAAGCGCGCGCTGACACGCTATCCGCTGAAAATTGTTCGCTGGGAAGGCGATCCGGAACGTAATGAGTTTGGTATGGCGCTGGATTGCTACGACGGTATCCCACAGCGCCTGGCCGTCGCACCGCAAGAACCCGCGCCGGAGAAGAAAGGAGTGTTCCAATGA
- a CDS encoding TIGR03752 family integrating conjugative element protein translates to MASVKSNMLPKVIVVGVLAAAIVVGLKSCGGNKSPEKNQHDQSVLANLSPEELHALGVEGDTPEDTLRTLVGTLRTTRTQQAELQKNIDNVLKENEELRKRNQNVSGQVSEAVAGFQKQALQRQQQLQQEQQTLMGKIQSLTDQLANNKDKKKNDSDIPLGLGLDGMGASDGRAEPGQDGLMWVNPKDQQEPDPRNTNSAKEGPQFPTSFLADNALTRQKAAYEQQVKGHTHEKGEEENAEPVYTLPENATLVGSRAMTALLGRVPINGTVTDPYPFKLLIGKDNLTANGIELPDVEGAVVSGTASGDWTLSCVRGQVNSITFVFADGTIRTLPKANANTGSNNSGGAGNGKDVSTNAGIGWISDDNGIPCIGGERKSNASTYLPTIAALSGASAAGDAFSQGQYTSQNNVNGITSTMTGSAGQAVLGKALSGSMKETADWVRERYGMMFDAIYVPPGQKLAIHITRQLAIDFETQGRKVRYDDFSLPDSGTPGGLD, encoded by the coding sequence ATGGCGAGCGTTAAATCCAATATGCTGCCCAAGGTGATAGTGGTCGGGGTACTGGCGGCTGCGATTGTTGTCGGGCTGAAAAGCTGCGGTGGTAACAAATCACCCGAAAAAAACCAGCACGATCAAAGTGTGCTGGCCAACTTATCTCCCGAAGAACTGCATGCGCTGGGGGTTGAAGGCGATACCCCGGAGGACACGCTACGCACCCTGGTCGGTACGTTACGCACCACGCGTACTCAGCAGGCGGAGTTGCAGAAAAATATCGATAATGTCCTGAAAGAAAACGAGGAATTGCGCAAGCGTAATCAGAATGTTTCGGGTCAGGTGAGCGAGGCGGTTGCCGGGTTCCAGAAACAGGCACTGCAGCGTCAGCAGCAGCTCCAGCAGGAGCAGCAGACTCTGATGGGTAAAATTCAGAGTCTGACCGATCAGTTGGCCAACAATAAGGATAAGAAGAAAAACGACTCAGATATCCCGTTAGGGCTGGGGCTGGACGGAATGGGTGCCAGTGATGGGCGCGCCGAACCTGGACAGGACGGCCTGATGTGGGTGAACCCCAAAGATCAGCAAGAACCCGATCCGCGCAATACCAACAGTGCGAAAGAAGGGCCTCAGTTCCCGACCTCTTTCCTGGCTGATAATGCTTTAACCCGTCAAAAAGCCGCGTATGAGCAGCAGGTAAAGGGCCACACCCATGAAAAAGGGGAGGAGGAGAACGCTGAGCCGGTATATACCCTGCCGGAGAATGCCACATTGGTGGGTAGCCGCGCGATGACCGCGCTGTTGGGACGGGTGCCAATCAACGGTACGGTCACCGATCCCTACCCGTTTAAATTGCTTATTGGCAAAGACAACCTGACGGCCAACGGCATTGAACTGCCGGACGTCGAAGGTGCCGTCGTATCAGGCACCGCCAGCGGCGACTGGACGCTGTCCTGTGTGCGTGGCCAGGTCAACAGCATTACGTTCGTGTTTGCGGATGGCACGATTCGTACGTTGCCGAAAGCCAACGCCAATACCGGCAGCAATAACAGCGGCGGCGCTGGCAACGGCAAGGATGTAAGCACCAATGCCGGTATTGGCTGGATCTCGGATGACAATGGTATCCCGTGTATTGGTGGCGAACGTAAGTCCAATGCCTCGACCTACCTGCCTACCATTGCTGCCCTTTCCGGCGCCAGCGCCGCCGGTGACGCATTCAGTCAGGGGCAGTACACCTCGCAAAATAACGTCAACGGTATCACCTCCACCATGACGGGCAGTGCCGGCCAGGCTGTTCTGGGCAAGGCGCTGTCCGGCAGTATGAAAGAAACGGCCGACTGGGTGCGTGAGCGTTACGGGATGATGTTTGATGCCATTTATGTGCCTCCGGGTCAGAAGCTGGCTATCCATATTACCCGTCAACTGGCGATCGATTTTGAGACCCAGGGACGTAAGGTGCGTTATGACGACTTCAGTCTGCCGGACTCCGGCACGCCAGGCGGACTGGATTAA
- a CDS encoding DUF7000 family protein — translation MIDENKHQILDTSSATNINSDIQNIDKSIAIYKVQLEQGDIQKAYQYLLRYVMHLKVYFTSSLTDKFSCGNVSPGYMDFTYFPFFDGYLRERKLRFGIVLNHKALRFELWLMGQNATVQKAYWSKLKNSQWNAERTEMPQYSVLETILVESPDFTDADLLTEMIKKEALRVSETVLDSLKVFDTENKSY, via the coding sequence ATGATTGACGAAAATAAGCACCAAATACTCGACACATCTTCTGCGACTAACATTAACAGTGATATACAAAATATAGATAAAAGTATCGCCATATACAAAGTTCAACTTGAACAAGGGGATATCCAGAAAGCATATCAATATCTACTGCGGTATGTGATGCACCTAAAAGTGTATTTCACAAGTAGCCTTACCGATAAGTTCTCTTGTGGGAACGTATCACCGGGATATATGGACTTTACCTACTTTCCGTTCTTTGATGGTTATTTGCGAGAACGGAAGCTACGCTTTGGCATTGTCCTGAACCATAAGGCCCTACGCTTCGAGTTGTGGTTGATGGGGCAAAATGCAACTGTCCAAAAAGCGTATTGGAGCAAGCTAAAGAACAGTCAGTGGAATGCCGAACGTACCGAAATGCCTCAATACAGTGTTTTGGAGACGATACTTGTCGAATCACCAGATTTTACAGATGCTGATCTACTCACAGAAATGATAAAAAAAGAAGCGTTGCGTGTCTCAGAGACTGTGCTTGACAGCCTCAAAGTTTTTGACACGGAGAACAAATCATATTGA
- a CDS encoding TIGR03749 family integrating conjugative element protein, giving the protein MINVRVLALALGLLPLTATFIAPAAHADELMKWERIPLPIPLAVGKERVLFVDKNVRVGFPPALNDKLRVQSSGGAVYLKADSAFPQTRLQLQDVESGEFILLDVTAEENGPTEPVRLVYSGDVTSVSSDKDNAVATGEESSTPGADNGTQTKRKPVKYNAPLPIVLTRYAAQSLYGPVRTVEAVPGIHPVNPHLPKRITTLYPSEPVAVTPLGGWGIGRRNVVALKVQNTASRKIVLDPRNLQGQFVTATFQHRFLGPVGTPEDTTTLYLVTAGRPDGAFVAEPTVVRKTVKKGGDHGER; this is encoded by the coding sequence ATGATCAACGTACGTGTATTGGCGCTTGCCCTTGGTTTATTACCGCTGACGGCGACGTTTATCGCACCGGCTGCCCATGCGGATGAGTTGATGAAGTGGGAGCGTATTCCTCTGCCAATCCCGCTGGCCGTGGGTAAGGAGCGGGTATTGTTCGTCGATAAAAATGTGCGCGTGGGTTTCCCGCCGGCGCTGAACGATAAGTTACGCGTGCAAAGCAGCGGTGGCGCGGTATATCTGAAAGCCGACAGCGCCTTTCCGCAAACCCGGCTGCAGTTGCAGGACGTGGAGAGTGGTGAATTCATTCTCCTTGATGTTACTGCCGAAGAAAATGGCCCCACCGAGCCGGTGCGTCTTGTTTACAGCGGCGATGTAACATCGGTCAGCAGTGATAAAGACAATGCCGTCGCCACTGGCGAAGAAAGTTCGACTCCCGGCGCTGATAACGGTACCCAGACGAAACGCAAGCCGGTGAAATATAACGCCCCGCTTCCGATTGTGCTGACACGCTATGCGGCGCAAAGCCTGTACGGTCCTGTGCGAACGGTTGAAGCGGTACCGGGTATTCATCCGGTTAACCCTCACCTGCCAAAACGTATCACCACGCTGTACCCGTCAGAGCCGGTGGCGGTCACGCCGCTGGGAGGATGGGGGATTGGCCGTCGCAATGTCGTCGCGCTCAAGGTGCAAAACACCGCCAGCCGCAAGATCGTTTTGGATCCACGCAACCTGCAGGGACAGTTTGTGACGGCGACATTCCAGCACCGCTTCCTCGGTCCGGTCGGCACGCCGGAGGACACGACTACGCTGTATCTGGTCACGGCCGGGCGTCCGGACGGCGCTTTTGTTGCCGAGCCAACCGTTGTGCGTAAAACGGTGAAGAAAGGAGGCGATCATGGCGAGCGTTAA
- a CDS encoding TIGR03750 family conjugal transfer protein, producing the protein MQTIRFLPDRLNAEPVVFRGFTTPEMGLAALAGVGLGLLVSLPFLPLAGWVVVPTGMLVMPLLVIWFGGSRLTRLKRGKPENYIWQRLEERKRRIGWGDPTLIIDKQGWSLRRSRVVKRST; encoded by the coding sequence ATGCAGACTATCCGTTTTTTACCCGATCGCCTCAACGCTGAACCGGTGGTTTTCCGGGGATTTACCACCCCGGAGATGGGGCTGGCGGCGCTGGCCGGTGTGGGACTGGGTCTGCTTGTGTCGCTGCCGTTTCTTCCGCTTGCCGGCTGGGTCGTTGTCCCCACCGGCATGCTGGTGATGCCACTCCTTGTCATCTGGTTTGGTGGCAGCCGGCTGACGCGCCTCAAGCGCGGTAAACCGGAGAACTATATCTGGCAGCGTCTCGAGGAGCGCAAACGTCGCATAGGGTGGGGCGACCCCACCCTCATTATCGACAAACAAGGCTGGTCGTTGCGGCGCAGCCGAGTGGTTAAGAGGTCAACATGA
- a CDS encoding RAQPRD family integrative conjugative element protein produces the protein MPIPVVTLRVGVGCVLGLTLLTALPALASEKDELASAQRMLIQVQSALERARVAAVQADPSEQGRFYFDYQRATSDLKTINAGIDRYLEPSRAQPRDVGAVAGKYRRERP, from the coding sequence ATGCCTATCCCCGTTGTGACCCTTCGTGTCGGCGTCGGCTGTGTGCTGGGCCTGACTCTGCTGACTGCGCTGCCAGCCCTGGCATCTGAAAAGGACGAGCTGGCGTCTGCCCAGCGCATGCTGATTCAGGTGCAGTCGGCGCTGGAGCGTGCTCGTGTCGCCGCTGTTCAGGCGGATCCGTCGGAACAAGGCCGTTTTTACTTTGACTATCAACGCGCCACGTCCGACCTCAAAACCATCAATGCCGGTATCGATCGCTACCTGGAGCCGTCCCGTGCGCAACCGCGCGACGTCGGCGCTGTTGCCGGCAAGTACCGCCGGGAGCGCCCCTGA
- a CDS encoding conjugative transfer ATPase, producing MRFPLFDQKRLIRKSPALPADDTTGPLTSAEEGVSLIVAGREALTRSGKMTIDDEKQLYHANPSIIDYLPWAEFLDREQCILLDDGVSVGAVFDVTPVATEGRTDDRLEQMRDTVEDALQDSFDEHDENPWVVQFFCQDENNVEAYIDRLRAYVKPHAQGSKLSESWLRETERHLRGIARPEGLFKDTLITDQPWRGQQRRTRMVIYRWIGKNNADPMPPIAMLDQACERVTGALAGAGVICVRQNGAQVHDWLFRHFNPSPDWVSKETLYREAAYFDRRDTPEGEMPVMNDFAETLWFTPPRSDPDNGVWWFDNQAHCAIPVEKLRRPPEPGTITGEMKRGEKKINALMDLFPEGTMVCMTIVVQPQDTLENDFNKLSKNAVGENTESGRVRQDVAQVKEYLGNRHKLYRAGITFLLRAGDLNALNHKRVELTNVLLGAGLQPIRPEFDVAPLNTYLRALPMCFNPETDKKHWYTRLTWVQHLAGLLPVTGRETGTGNPGMSFFNRGGDTLTVDPLNKHDRSQNAHMLYFGPTGAGKSATLCAVMSQLMAIHRPRLFIAEAGNSFGLLADYYENQGLSVNKVSIKPGSGVSLPPFTYAHKLVEETALNLDENDLPDLDADDEDEDKRDYLGEMEISARMMITGGDEKEEAELKRADRAMIREALLMAARQTYEEGRQMLPTDLQKALYDISKDDGNDVRNAQRRAKAAEMAESLGMFTQTGSFEAELFNREGSLWPEADVTLIDLGHLAREGYEAQMALTMVSLTNTINNIAERDQYSERDIVFAVDEAHIVTVNPLLAPYMTKIVKMWRKLGAWLWLATQNLKDFPDIAEKMLNMAEWWVCLTMPPEEVNDIARFKALTDEQKAVLLSASKLSGCYTEGVILSKKVEALFRAVPPSLYLALGMTEKEEKAERRALMQKFGCSELEAARKVAQKLDRLRGLLTDEGEEAA from the coding sequence ATGCGATTTCCTCTGTTTGATCAAAAGCGCCTGATACGAAAAAGTCCGGCGCTTCCCGCTGATGATACGACCGGCCCGCTCACTTCCGCTGAGGAAGGTGTTTCCCTGATCGTCGCCGGGCGAGAGGCGCTGACGCGATCGGGAAAAATGACGATTGATGATGAAAAGCAGTTGTATCACGCCAATCCATCCATCATTGATTATCTGCCCTGGGCGGAATTTTTAGATCGCGAGCAATGTATTTTGCTCGATGACGGCGTTTCCGTGGGCGCGGTATTTGATGTCACGCCTGTGGCGACAGAAGGGCGTACTGACGACCGCCTTGAGCAGATGCGCGACACGGTCGAGGATGCGCTGCAGGATTCGTTCGATGAACATGACGAAAACCCCTGGGTGGTACAGTTTTTCTGCCAGGATGAAAACAATGTCGAGGCCTATATCGACCGGCTCAGAGCCTACGTTAAACCCCATGCACAGGGCAGTAAATTGTCCGAGTCCTGGCTAAGAGAGACAGAGCGACATCTGCGTGGGATTGCCCGTCCGGAGGGGCTGTTTAAAGATACGCTTATCACCGATCAGCCATGGCGGGGCCAGCAGCGGCGCACCCGCATGGTGATCTATCGCTGGATTGGAAAAAATAACGCGGATCCGATGCCGCCAATCGCGATGCTCGATCAGGCCTGTGAACGTGTCACCGGCGCCCTCGCCGGCGCCGGTGTCATCTGCGTGCGGCAGAACGGGGCGCAGGTCCATGACTGGCTGTTTCGTCATTTTAATCCGAGTCCGGACTGGGTGAGTAAAGAGACCCTGTACCGGGAGGCGGCCTATTTTGACCGTCGTGATACACCGGAAGGCGAGATGCCGGTGATGAACGATTTTGCTGAAACATTATGGTTTACGCCGCCGCGGTCCGATCCGGACAACGGTGTCTGGTGGTTCGATAATCAGGCGCATTGCGCCATTCCGGTCGAGAAATTGCGCCGCCCGCCGGAGCCGGGCACGATCACCGGGGAAATGAAACGCGGTGAGAAGAAAATCAATGCGCTGATGGATTTGTTCCCGGAAGGGACGATGGTGTGTATGACCATCGTGGTGCAGCCGCAGGATACGCTGGAGAACGATTTCAACAAGCTGTCTAAGAATGCTGTCGGCGAAAATACCGAGTCCGGGCGCGTGCGTCAGGATGTGGCGCAGGTGAAGGAATACCTGGGCAATCGCCACAAATTGTACCGCGCCGGCATCACGTTCCTGCTGCGAGCCGGCGACCTGAATGCACTCAACCACAAACGCGTGGAACTGACTAACGTGTTGCTCGGCGCCGGCCTGCAGCCCATTCGTCCCGAATTTGACGTGGCGCCCCTCAATACCTATTTGCGGGCGCTGCCGATGTGTTTTAACCCGGAGACGGACAAAAAACACTGGTATACCCGCCTGACCTGGGTACAACACCTGGCTGGCTTGTTGCCGGTAACCGGGCGTGAGACCGGTACCGGCAACCCGGGGATGAGCTTTTTCAACCGTGGCGGCGATACGCTGACGGTCGACCCGCTGAACAAGCACGATCGCAGTCAGAATGCGCACATGTTGTATTTCGGTCCGACCGGCGCCGGGAAATCCGCGACGCTGTGCGCGGTAATGTCTCAATTGATGGCGATACACCGTCCACGTTTGTTTATTGCGGAAGCGGGCAACAGTTTTGGGCTGCTCGCCGATTATTATGAAAACCAGGGGCTCAGCGTCAATAAAGTGAGCATCAAACCGGGTAGCGGCGTGTCACTGCCGCCGTTCACCTATGCACATAAATTGGTTGAAGAAACCGCCCTGAACCTGGATGAAAACGATCTGCCGGATCTTGATGCTGACGACGAAGATGAGGACAAGCGTGATTACCTGGGCGAAATGGAAATTTCGGCGCGCATGATGATCACCGGTGGGGATGAGAAGGAAGAGGCTGAACTGAAACGCGCCGACCGCGCGATGATCCGTGAAGCATTGCTGATGGCGGCACGCCAGACGTATGAAGAGGGGCGTCAAATGTTGCCGACCGACCTGCAGAAGGCGCTGTATGACATCTCCAAAGATGACGGCAACGATGTGCGTAATGCGCAACGGCGGGCAAAAGCCGCCGAAATGGCGGAATCGCTGGGGATGTTCACACAGACAGGCAGCTTTGAAGCCGAACTGTTCAATCGTGAAGGCAGCCTGTGGCCGGAGGCGGATGTGACGCTGATCGACCTGGGCCATCTGGCGCGGGAAGGCTATGAAGCACAAATGGCGCTGACCATGGTGAGCCTGACCAACACCATCAACAACATTGCCGAACGAGACCAGTACTCGGAGCGGGATATCGTGTTTGCCGTGGATGAAGCGCACATCGTGACGGTGAACCCGCTGTTGGCGCCGTACATGACCAAAATCGTCAAAATGTGGCGTAAGCTCGGCGCGTGGCTGTGGCTGGCCACGCAGAACCTGAAAGACTTCCCGGACATCGCCGAGAAGATGCTGAACATGGCGGAATGGTGGGTTTGTCTGACGATGCCGCCGGAAGAGGTCAACGATATCGCCCGATTCAAGGCGCTGACGGATGAACAAAAGGCGGTATTGCTGTCCGCCAGTAAACTGTCCGGCTGCTATACCGAAGGGGTGATACTGTCGAAAAAAGTGGAGGCGCTGTTCCGGGCTGTCCCGCCCAGCCTGTACCTGGCACTGGGTATGACCGAAAAAGAGGAAAAAGCTGAGCGTCGCGCGCTGATGCAAAAATTTGGCTGCAGTGAGCTGGAAGCCGCCCGCAAAGTGGCGCAAAAGCTTGACCGCCTGCGCGGGTTGCTGACAGACGAGGGGGAAGAGGCTGCATGA
- a CDS encoding TIGR03758 family integrating conjugative element protein, with translation MAMSSAQEQAFNAASGGVEINILSLICIGGLLATLFLWAAWALVDVWQGWSNENVRNSALIHFGVRLVLLLVISTWMFAS, from the coding sequence ATGGCCATGAGTAGCGCACAGGAGCAGGCCTTCAACGCCGCCAGCGGCGGAGTTGAAATCAATATCCTTTCGTTGATTTGCATCGGCGGGTTACTGGCGACGCTGTTCTTGTGGGCGGCTTGGGCATTGGTTGATGTCTGGCAAGGGTGGAGTAACGAGAACGTGCGTAACAGCGCGCTGATTCATTTCGGCGTCAGGCTCGTTCTTTTGTTGGTTATCTCAACCTGGATGTTCGCCAGTTGA
- a CDS encoding TIGR03745 family integrating conjugative element membrane protein, translating into MNAVVGLFRHLSARLVVATSLLYAAVQPAQAALPTVEAPSTGSGGGLMSTIKGYFQDGIVVIGLVAAAVAFLIVANAAIHTFAEVRDGKANWAKFGAIVLVGVVLLVIVIWLVGKSAEILF; encoded by the coding sequence ATGAACGCTGTTGTAGGTCTTTTTCGTCATCTTTCCGCGCGGCTGGTGGTGGCGACGTCACTGTTGTATGCCGCTGTCCAACCGGCACAGGCCGCATTACCCACTGTTGAAGCGCCGTCTACCGGCAGTGGCGGTGGTCTGATGTCAACCATCAAAGGCTATTTCCAGGATGGGATCGTCGTCATTGGCCTGGTTGCCGCCGCGGTGGCCTTCCTTATCGTCGCCAATGCGGCCATTCACACCTTTGCGGAAGTTCGTGACGGTAAAGCGAACTGGGCCAAATTTGGCGCCATCGTGCTGGTCGGTGTCGTGTTGTTGGTCATCGTTATCTGGCTGGTTGGCAAATCTGCCGAAATTCTGTTCTGA